The Zingiber officinale cultivar Zhangliang chromosome 2A, Zo_v1.1, whole genome shotgun sequence genomic sequence GTGGGTCCAATGCATTTGCCTCACAAATTATATAACAGGTTTGGGCCTCGCTACCATGAGACAAAAGATCTTTTTTCTAAAGATATTCAATTCGGAATTATTATATGTCCAAGGTCCAATATTGAAATCATTTCAAAGGTTTCCGTTACTTTGTTCATTTCAACAAACAATTCGAAATATCTCGACTTTTTTAGAATAGGTAGGTTTGAGTTAAATAGCAATGATTCGAAACATTTCTTTTTGTATTACACTATTTCAGAAACCTAAGGACTCGACTGTATGGATATGTAAAATACAAAATTTTCAATTCTAGCATGAAAACAAGGAAGGGATAATGTAATGCTCCACCTTCTGCTCAAAAGTGGGTTTCCAACAGTGGAGCTGCCTCTGATGCACATCAAGGAGTTGTTCATAATAATGCACATCAAATGAGCAATCATTTATCACTTCTAGATGGTCTAATTATAAGACTTGGAGCAAAACATTTCAAAGAAACATTACATAGACTAATAAAAGAATATTTGACTAATTATGAGAATGGAGAGATCAAGATACGTCTAAGTGTCAATTAAGGCTTCATCCATGTGATCGGGCTTATCGATCGGTGACTCAGCTTGCATGATGATAATACGTCTAGTTATTGGTTACGGCCTTACGGGTCAAGTTCAAACTCTTTATCTTTCGATTCTTGGAGTTCTATCCATCATTTATTCCCGGGTTCCATTAGGAATGTTGATGGGTTCGCGTCATGCCTCTTTCTCTTCGTTAGAGCCAGCTGCCTTCCTCACAGGAAACTCTTTCCTGGTTTCAAGAGTGGCAGCACCATCAATTATTCGTATAAGTACTAGGTTGTCCGAATGAGAACACACATCTAAACTTGTAGTGGAGGAATATGCGATGAGTTTGTCCTTGAGACGAGAACAACACTGGTGCTTTACTGATTCCAGTAATTGGTAGGAGCTACACAGCCACAGACAATGTTTCTTGCTCTGCTCATCAATTACCATTTACCAGCATCTCCAATTCTTTAGCCTTCACCCGCTCCATTGTTCAGGTACTTGCTCTCCTCGCTAGATAAGCAGGTACACTTCGCCTGCCCCTCCGAGAGCACCTTCAAACAAGGTGAAATCAGAGGGATGCAAAAGTGGAAATCTTGATAGAGCAGCTAGAGTAATACCTTGACTTGTTTCTGAAGATCCTTGATATAAATGACTGCTAAATCGAGCATAGCGGCCGTGTTGGTTTGCTGCAAATTTACCACATTTTCAGCAAAGCAAATCAGGCCATTTCTTGTTTGTGTTACACTGTTAGTGACGGATAGAGTTACCTTATCCATGTTAGGCACAAGTTCCTGTAGCTTTTTCATTCTTTCACTAATTTTACTCCTCCTCACCTAATTGAATCAATGCTCAATTCAGTTAATCAACTTAAGCAAGCTATATGAACACGGATCGGAAGGAGATTGATTGATAACCCTTTCAGCAACACTTCGAGGGTGAGTAGCGAAACCCCGTTTTGCTCGGACCCTGCATGGTACTGCATCCTGGAACTGTTGGAAGTTCTTCGGCAAGCTCATCTTCTATGCCAAAATCACACAGAGAAGTGTAATCTAGACAAGCTAATCAGTATAATTACGTGAATCCAATGTTAAGTACCTGAGTCTCAGAGATCTGAGACATTAGGGAGTTTTGCCTCGGTGGGCAGCTAATGGGAGGAAGATCCTTGTTTCTGAAAGTGCTCGAACTTATCACAGTGCAGCCTACCGATGAATGAAGCGTAAAAATCTCACCTTTATTGTTTCTTGAAGAAATTAGAAGAAATGGACCGTTACCATTATCTGCATTCGAGTGAAACATCGTCAGCGGAGAAGAGGGGAATGCAACCTTATGATGGGGGATGAGGATCTCCGACAAAGTCGTCGGCCGCGAGTGACCGCCGCCAGAAGAGAGGTTTTCGGGGAAATTTGGGGCAGAGAATCGAGGGAACATGGTATCTGTCTCGGGACGGACGGCGAGGAACTCGTCGCAGATTTCTCCAAGAAACGAGCTCGGAGCGGACTGGAAACGCTCGAGGCCGGAGCTCATCTGTGGTTGTCCGCGGAGGAGTTACGTTCTTTTTTGAGGTTCCTTCGACGGAGGTCGGTGCATCAACCACTCTTCCTTCTTCGCCGTCCCAATCAAAATTATCTTTTTGATCGTAATCTGCAAGCTACCTCGGGAGATTGAAGCCGTAAAACTTTAAAAAGATCAGATTGGAAGCAGAGAAGGTCAGAAGGAATCCAAACCTCGTCTACGCTGAAGAAGCCTCAAAAGAAACAACTTTCTCTGCTCGAAGCCGTCCGACCAACGATGAATTCCACCTCAACTGAATTTTTGCAGCTGCAATCCCCGAAATagatgataaaaataaaataaaataaaataaaaattctgaATCTACGGAAGCAACACAGTGTTCTTCGACGCCGCTATTTATAGAGCCCAAGTGTcccattcgtatcattgtccaaGACAAAAAAAACCACACGTTTCAATTTCGTTAAATTATCAAAATGCCCCTCGTCGCTTACGTAAGAATTCTGCTACAAGAGTACTTTTGTAAATTGGCATATCACAAGTTGCCTCTTGCGGTACGCTAACGGGTTCAATAAAATACAAATTGAAGAAATAAATTATACATTTTATTATGTATGATTTCGTTAGCATTatgtcaaatatatatatatatatatatatatatatatatatatatatatatatatatatatatatatatatatatatattgagaaaaAAAATGTATGCATAAAACAGAAAAAACAAAAATTTTAGTATCATCCATATTAAATGTGGTCCACCACCGCTCAAGAtaaattcatttttttatataaaatcattttaaaatagttataatAATTACTTGAATAAGTGTGTTGCTCTACAATTATAATAATCATTTAGTAgttactataaaattatactaattaTTACATATTATATTAGCTACAATTAACtgctataataatattaaaagttaaaaataaaaatattcgaGATAAAATATAATGGAATTTTTATAAAAGTTCTCATTTGACAATTCAATAAAtgtggagattttttttttatttttactcaaaaatcattaaaaaaaaaacacaatggaGAGATTTTCAAAAAGGCATGCATTACAGGAGGGCATTAAAAGCAATTTAAcaactaaaattaaaacaaaaaaaaagtgaaataaaTCTCATTAGTTAACCGTTAAATCAGCTCACGAGAAGTCAGTCCATTCGTTCATTCAAAATGTTTTTATTATCGATCTCATGACGAGATGAAAGGAGTACAACAAGTCTCATCCTttatagtaaaagatgattacaattaatcttaattttttaTAGTCTGTTCGTAAATTATGTGAATCAATTTATAGTCGATCATTAAATGTCTAGAGGGCATACGAGAGTTTTTTTGGGGGACAATAAGTCTCATCTTGATGGTAAAAAATGAATATATTCGTCCCCAGCGTTTCCGTCAATCCGTCTCAGGGTCAACAcaaagaaggtaaatcacggacagATACTAATTTTTGGAACTAGcacataagaaaaatatttatctcaactttactaaaatttaaactttaaacctCATAATGATAATATCTCGTACGCTACCTTATTAGACCATCCCAACAAcaataaatctcatcctttgcaaaaagaaaaaaaaaaaaaaaaaaaaaacgattaCTAGATTCATCCAAAGATGACTTTCACTTTGCAGCAAAGTGTCATATCACTTTTTGTCCAATTATTATCGAGATACCTGAACAGAATTCACTTTAACATAGATTCCATCAATGAGTCTGAGTAGTATCCCTCAATGGTGGATTTATTACCATTTCAGTGGATAAGAATAAACTTTCTTCACTTGTCTGGAAGCAAAATGGTTATCTTCATTCCATCGTCTTCAATCCTCAGCCATGTTCATGAACAAAAAACATTTCTGTGGTTCTTGCCATAACATAAAAAAGGAGATCAATCATAAAAAACCTTTAACTCTTTTGTCCTAAAAGATCCGCTTCAAGAGGTAAAACATTAAAATTGAGAAAACGAAGGCAGTGGCATCTTTCAAAGTCAGACATTCAGGCTAAACAGCTGTATGATGCAAAAtagaataaagaaactcaaatgCATACTTTATTCCATTAAAAATCACTTTTGTTCCAAACATAAGTAATTCAAGCTGTTAATTTCATACTTGTTACCAGATTTGGTATAACTACACTCATTATTGGTAGGTCACTAGCAAACTGACAGTTGACATCTCAATCATCTCCTAGTCTGAATGATGGTTGAAGTAGCCCTCCAGAAATCCAACCTAAATCAGAGCCAAAAACAAACAAGGACAGagaaaattcataagaatttaagGAGACCAAGATGTAGCTGCAATAGATTTAGAGCAAGCAATCTTGAGTGTGATAGGCAATGGATGAGGAAACAATAGCCAAGTTACTTGTTGCAAAAATAAGCA encodes the following:
- the LOC122039939 gene encoding transcription factor bHLH130-like isoform X1; protein product: MSSGLERFQSAPSSFLGEICDEFLAVRPETDTMFPRFSAPNFPENLSSGGGHSRPTTLSEILIPHHKVAFPSSPLTMFHSNADNGCTVISSSTFRNKDLPPISCPPRQNSLMSQISETQKMSLPKNFQQFQDAVPCRVRAKRGFATHPRSVAERVRRSKISERMKKLQELVPNMDKQTNTAAMLDLAVIYIKDLQKQVKVLSEGQAKCTCLSSEESKYLNNGAGEG
- the LOC122039939 gene encoding transcription factor bHLH80-like isoform X2; amino-acid sequence: MSSGLERFQSAPSSFLGEICDEFLAVRPETDTMFPRFSAPNFPENLSSGGGHSRPTTLSEILIPHHKVAFPSSPLTMFHSNADNGCTVISSSTFRNKDLPPISCPPRQNSLMSQISETQMSLPKNFQQFQDAVPCRVRAKRGFATHPRSVAERVRRSKISERMKKLQELVPNMDKQTNTAAMLDLAVIYIKDLQKQVKVLSEGQAKCTCLSSEESKYLNNGAGEG